In the Aquipuribacter hungaricus genome, one interval contains:
- a CDS encoding ADP-ribosylglycohydrolase family protein: MEALLGCAIGDAHGERYFGPPEVASRRIQERRLPDVPAGGLRWTDDTLQSASVVAVLERYDGDLPQDALVQHLARSMDMDRGYGHGSRELLWAVRHGADWRHESATLFGAGSYGNGAAMRAAVVGAWHAGDPDRAGALAAQQAAVTHHQQEGRTGAAAVAAVASMLAGSRGGPLPSWRVLLDAAQSVCPPGKVQDGVRSVVDLVERGAVGDDPASIAHAASVLGTGREGSAWDTVPFVLWSLVQSADDLEATFWRTVAGLGDRDTTCAIACALVACRTGADATLRAWAARVEPLPASVR; the protein is encoded by the coding sequence ATGGAGGCTCTTCTCGGCTGCGCGATCGGCGACGCCCACGGCGAGCGGTACTTCGGTCCCCCGGAGGTGGCGTCCCGCAGGATCCAGGAGCGCCGCCTGCCCGACGTGCCCGCCGGCGGCCTGCGGTGGACCGATGACACGCTCCAGTCGGCCAGCGTGGTCGCGGTGCTCGAGCGGTACGACGGCGACCTGCCGCAGGACGCGCTCGTGCAGCACCTGGCGCGGAGCATGGACATGGACCGCGGCTACGGGCACGGCTCCCGCGAGCTGCTGTGGGCGGTCCGGCACGGCGCGGACTGGCGGCACGAGTCGGCGACGCTGTTCGGCGCCGGGTCGTACGGCAACGGCGCCGCCATGCGGGCGGCGGTCGTCGGCGCCTGGCACGCCGGCGACCCCGACCGGGCCGGCGCGCTCGCCGCGCAGCAGGCCGCCGTCACCCATCACCAGCAGGAAGGTCGGACCGGCGCCGCCGCGGTGGCAGCCGTCGCCTCGATGCTCGCCGGCTCCCGCGGCGGGCCGCTGCCGTCATGGCGGGTGCTGCTCGACGCGGCCCAGTCGGTCTGCCCGCCCGGCAAGGTCCAGGACGGCGTCCGCTCAGTCGTCGACCTGGTCGAGCGAGGCGCCGTCGGCGACGACCCGGCGAGCATCGCGCACGCCGCGTCGGTGCTGGGCACCGGGCGCGAGGGGTCCGCGTGGGACACCGTGCCGTTCGTCCTGTGGTCGCTGGTGCAGTCCGCCGACGACCTGGAGGCGACGTTCTGGCGCACCGTCGCCGGCCTGGGCGACCGGGACACCACCTGCGCCATCGCCTGCGCGCTCGTGGCGTGCCGCACCGGGGCCGACGCGACGCTCCGGGCGTGGGCCGCTCGGGTCGAGCCGCTGCCGGCGTCCGTGCGCTGA
- a CDS encoding peptide methionine sulfoxide reductase, with protein MTTEAAGPGVADLLARLPVGHSEVRYRGRRWSVTRTVQQHGRVEKLWAEELGGRGVVSANLYRGATGDRFRPCEMPAAVVLDFLTGWSPTD; from the coding sequence GTGACGACGGAGGCAGCCGGACCGGGCGTCGCCGACCTCCTCGCCCGGCTCCCCGTCGGGCACTCCGAGGTGCGCTACCGCGGCCGCCGGTGGTCCGTGACGCGGACGGTGCAGCAGCACGGGCGCGTCGAGAAGCTGTGGGCCGAAGAGCTCGGCGGGCGGGGCGTGGTCAGCGCGAACCTGTACCGGGGGGCGACCGGCGACCGGTTCCGGCCCTGCGAGATGCCCGCCGCGGTCGTGCTCGACTTCCTCACCGGGTGGTCGCCGACGGACTGA
- a CDS encoding MFS transporter: MPDVSARDRPAADSPDRDSHDDGRPGGGSPGDGSDGSPDPRRWRALAVTLLAGFIVLLDVTIVAVALPSLQRDLDASASQVQWVVSGYTLTSALMLVTGGRMGDAWGRKRMFVVSLAAFVACSALAGLAPSVEWLVAARLLQGVAGGALTPQSSGLIQQMFSRAERGRAFGMFGATVGLATALGPVVGGGILAVASGEDGWRWIFYVNVPVGVLALVLAMRLLPRDTQRGGLRLDVVGTLLLGLATFAALLPLVTAEDGGLHRLWWLFAVAAVLGVAFVRWEHRVVARGGAPLLDPRLVSSTPGYAAGVALISVYFVGFSGVFLVLALFFQTGLDYTPLASGLAVTPFSIGAAVSAVVAGRLVGRFGRTLTVLGLAGVATGFGATGLLLMLAPASQAGWWAAPALLLAGLGGGFVISPNTTMTLSSVPVEAGGVASGTLQTGQRVGGAIGTALLPGVFYLVLAEDNAPHAVAVALGGATAVVLVALVVAVLDRRAGRRRDEATRTEDEEPVAAGRG, encoded by the coding sequence GTGCCAGACGTCTCCGCCCGCGACCGCCCAGCGGCCGACAGCCCCGACCGCGACAGCCACGACGACGGCAGACCTGGTGGCGGCAGTCCCGGCGACGGGAGCGACGGCAGCCCCGACCCGCGCCGCTGGCGCGCGCTCGCCGTCACGCTGCTCGCGGGCTTCATCGTGCTCTTGGACGTCACCATCGTCGCCGTGGCGCTGCCGTCGCTCCAGCGGGACCTCGACGCGAGCGCCTCGCAGGTGCAGTGGGTGGTGTCCGGCTACACCCTGACCTCCGCGCTCATGCTCGTCACCGGCGGGCGGATGGGCGACGCCTGGGGTCGTAAGCGGATGTTCGTCGTCTCGCTGGCCGCGTTCGTCGCGTGCAGCGCGCTCGCCGGCCTGGCGCCCAGCGTGGAGTGGCTCGTCGCCGCCCGGCTGCTCCAGGGCGTCGCGGGCGGCGCGCTCACCCCACAGAGCAGCGGGCTCATCCAGCAGATGTTCTCGCGCGCCGAGCGGGGCCGTGCCTTCGGCATGTTCGGCGCCACGGTCGGCCTGGCCACCGCGCTCGGGCCGGTGGTCGGCGGCGGGATCCTGGCCGTGGCCTCCGGCGAGGACGGCTGGCGCTGGATCTTCTACGTCAACGTGCCCGTGGGGGTGCTCGCCCTGGTGCTGGCCATGCGGCTGCTGCCCCGCGACACCCAGCGAGGCGGGCTGCGGCTCGACGTGGTCGGCACGCTGCTGCTCGGGCTGGCGACGTTCGCGGCGCTGCTGCCCCTGGTGACCGCCGAGGACGGCGGGCTGCATCGGCTGTGGTGGCTGTTCGCCGTGGCGGCGGTCCTCGGGGTGGCGTTCGTCCGGTGGGAGCACCGCGTCGTCGCCCGGGGCGGGGCGCCGCTGCTCGACCCGCGCCTGGTGAGCAGCACCCCCGGCTACGCGGCCGGCGTCGCGCTCATCAGCGTGTACTTCGTCGGGTTCAGCGGCGTGTTCCTCGTCCTCGCCCTGTTCTTCCAGACCGGCCTGGACTACACGCCGCTGGCCTCGGGGCTCGCTGTGACGCCGTTCTCGATCGGCGCGGCGGTGTCGGCGGTGGTCGCCGGGCGGCTGGTGGGCCGGTTCGGCCGGACGCTGACGGTGCTCGGCCTGGCCGGCGTCGCCACCGGGTTCGGGGCGACCGGTCTGCTGCTCATGCTCGCGCCGGCGTCCCAGGCGGGGTGGTGGGCGGCGCCCGCGCTGCTGCTCGCCGGGCTCGGCGGCGGGTTCGTCATCTCGCCCAACACGACCATGACCCTGTCGTCGGTGCCGGTCGAGGCGGGCGGGGTGGCCAGCGGCACCCTGCAGACCGGGCAGCGGGTCGGCGGGGCGATCGGCACCGCGCTGCTGCCCGGCGTGTTCTACCTGGTGCTCGCCGAGGACAACGCGCCGCACGCCGTCGCGGTCGCCCTCGGCGGCGCCACGGCCGTCGTCCTCGTCGCGCTCGTCGTCGCTGTCCTCGACCGGCGGGCGGGCCGGCGCCGTGACGAGGCGACCCGGACGGAGGACGAGGAGCCGGTCGCCGCCGGGCGCGGCTGA